In Zunongwangia sp. HGR-M22, the sequence TCCCACCCAAGGTACAAGAAAAAGCTGAGATAAATGTCTCAGCTTTTTTTATGTCTAAAAATTAGGGTTCTTCGATAATATAGATTTTTCAGCTATAAGTAAGATTCTTTTTTGCTGATATATTACAAACGCAATATTGCTAGTGCTTTTTTAAGCTAGTTTTATTAATTTGGATGCCTGTTTTAAATTTCAGATAAATGAACAAATTCTTCTATTGCCTTAGTATTTCGCTATTTTTTCTAACAGCATCATGTAATTCTGATGACCTATATGATTCTGAACCCGATCTAGAAACAAGAAGAAAATGGCTTGTTAATGAAGATGAATGGAAATTTAGTGGGCTTAATCTTATAGATATTAATGAAAGTGATCCTGCTATCATCGGGAATTTAGAACAGCAGTTAAAAAATAGTCTGGATCAAAACGTATATATTTTTAATGAAGATGGTACGGGTAGTTTAATTACTAGGCAGAACAGATACTCTTTCAATTTTAATGTTAGCGAAACAGAAATAACCTTAGGCGGTGGCATACAAGATGTATGGAAAGGCTATGATATCGATAATGGTGCATTGACGTTTTTAACAAAAGGAGAGAGTTATATTTCTGGTAAAAACCTGAGTTATGCTGTTCGGCTTACGTATAAGTGAGGTTTAAGTTTTTTTTAAATGAAATTTAACATTTTTTATGAACGCTTTTTAAATTGTAAATCGTTAATATGTTCCTAATTAGCAAACTTTTATTATAGTTAAATTAGGATTTACTTGTAAAATTTATAATTTCCCCGCCCCAATTCTACATTTTATGAAAAATATATTAGCCTTATTGTTATTACTGTTTTTTACGAGCGTCGGCGCTCAGGAGTCTAAACTTGGATTAACAGCAGGTTTTAATTATTCTCTGCAATCTCATAATGGGGATTTAGTAGGTAGTCCAGATTTACATTTTGCTCCAGATGCAGCATTCGGTGGGCAGGGAGGAATTTTTTACGAAAGAACTTTTGGTAAATTTTTAATTCGTCCTCAAGCTCTTTTTTATAGGTCTAGGGGAGAGTATAGTTTTCCAAATTCCTCACCTATTTTTACATTAGATAAATTGAATTTTGAATTATTGCTTGGGTACGAAATCTTCAGGAATATCGATCTAGTGGTTGGTCCAGGATATCAGAATATAGTGAGAAATGATTTCAATGTTAGAGGAGAGGATTTAAGAGACAATATGAGTAATTTAAATATAGTTTCAGGACTTAAGATTCAATTAAATAAAAGATTAGAATTAAGTTTAATGTATGACTGGACTTTCGATTCTGATGAGAATCAAACTGCAGTTTTGCCTTACAATGGTTCGAACGAAGTTTTCTTATTGGATGATGCTAGAGTGAATATACTAACTTTAAATGTTAGTTATGCAATCTTTACGATTCAAAATAAAAGTAGAGCTAATAAAAGAGCCAAGAGTGGCGGTCGAGGCTGCTATTTTTAAACGATCACTTGTTGTTTAAACGATTTTTGCAGATTTTAAATTAGAAGTTCTTTACACAGAATTAATTTCTAAATTTGCAACACAACTATTAATTAATATTTAAACAACACAACAATGAGTACTCCTTTAACCGAAGCTAAAATTTTTAGCTGTACCCAAAGCAGGGGTCTAGCAGAAAAAATAGCAGCTTCGTACGGTAGTGAATTAGGGAACGTAATTACTTCTACTTACAGTGATGGTGAGTACCAGCCGTCTTTCGAAGAATCTGTGCGCGGCGCGCGATTATTCATTATAGGTTCTACAAATCCAGGGGCAGATAATTTGATGGAAATGCTGTTAATGCTGGATGCTGCAAAACGAGCTTCGGCAAGGCATATAACTGCTGTAATGCCTTATTTTGGATGGGCCAGGCAGGATAGAAAAGATAAGCCAAGAGTTCCTATCGCTGCAAAAATGATCGCCAGCATTTTGGAAACAGCCGGGGCAACAAGAATTATTACCATGGATCTTCATGCCGATCAAATTCAGGGCTTTTTTGAAAAACCTGTAGATCATTTATTTGCTTCAACTGTATTTCTTCCTTATTTAAGAAAGCTAAATTTAGATAATTTAACCATCGCTTCTCCAGATATGGGCGGGTCTAAAAGAGCGTATGCGTATTCAAGAGCTTTAGAGAGTGATGTGGTTATTTGTTATAAGCAAAGAGAAAAGGCCAATGTAATCTCACATATGGAATTAATTGGGGATGTTACAGGTAAAAATGTTGTTCTGGTAGATGATATGGTAGATACTGCAGGAACGCTTACTAAAGCCGCAGATCTTATGATCGAGCGTGGCGCAAAAAGTGTGAGGGCAATTTGTACACACCCTGTTCTTTCAGGTGGAGCATACGAGCGTGTAGAAAATTCTAAGTTATCTGAGCTTATCGTAACAGATTCTATTCCGCTTAGAAAAAAATGTGATAAAATAAAGGTGGTTAGTTGTGCCGATCTTTTTGCAGATGTAATGCAGCGAGTGCATGGTAATCGTTCAATTAGTTCTAAATTTTTAATGTAAATTTTTTCTGCTAAAAAATTTAGAACCAGACTTTAATATCTCAGCAAAATGTTGCAATTTTGCACTCCTTAAAAATAAATAAGAAAATGAAGTCAATTACGATCAAAGGATCTAAAAGAGAAAGCGTAGGTAAGAAAGCTACTAAAGCGCTACGTAATGCTGGACAGGTTCCTTGTGTATTGTATGGTGGTGATGCAGAGCCATTACACTTTACAACCGAGGAAATTTCATTCCAGCACTTAGTGTACACACCGGATGTACATACTGTAGTAATCGAGTTGAAAAGTGGAGAAAAGTACAATGCAATTCTTCAGGATATTCAGTTTCACCCAGTGACTGATAATATTCTTCACGTTGATTTCTACGAAATATTTGACGACAAGCACATCACTATGGAAATTCCAATCCATACCGTTGGTGTTGCTCGTGGAGTTAAAAATGGTGGTGTACTAAGATATAACCTACGTCGCTTAAAAGTACGTGGTTTACCAGGAGATCTTCCAGATTACATCGAAGCAGATGTTACTAAATTAAAAATCGGTCAAAAACTTTACGTAACTGCTGTAGAAAGCGAAGATTACAAAGTTCAGCACCCAGATAATACAGTAATCTGCCAGGTTAGAACTTCTCGTAACATCGTTGCTATTGACGATGACGAGGATGAGGACGATGTAGATCCACAAGACGTTCCATCTACAGAAACTGATGATGTTGCAGCAGTAAAAGAATAATCTCTTTTATTTCTGAATATTATTAAAATATCCCGTATCAATTTTGATACGGGATATTTTTTTGCAAGAACTTTAGCATTGGCGTTATTAAAAGCAAGGTGAAAATTTTATCTTTACCAAAAGAAATAAAATGCTGTCGTTCTTCGGAAGAATTTTAAAAAGTAATAAAGCTACAGAAGAAGATATAGATCCCATGAAGAAATTTTTAATCGCGGGCCTTGGTAATATTGGTCCAAAATATGAAAATACACGCCACAATATTGGTTTTAAAATTCTTGATGAATTAGCGGCAAAACACGAAGCTGTTTTTATCACACAAAAACTAGGTGATGTTGCTCAATTTCGATTTAAAGGTAGAACCTTTGTTTTGTTAAAGCCAAGTACATATATGAATCTTAGCGGGAAGGCCGTAAATTATTGGCTTCAGAAAGAGAAAATCGCTGTAGAGAATTTACTTGTAGTGACCGATGATCTTAATCTTCCTTTTGGAACTTTGCGTCTAAAAACCAAAGGAAGCGATGGAGGGCACAATGGTTTAAAAGATATCCAAAATCAACTGAATACAACTAAGTATAATAGATTCAGATTTGGTATAAGTGCTGAATTTTCTCAAGGACAGCAAATAGATTACGTGCTAGGCGAGTGGGACGAAGAGGAGCGTAAAAAGATGCCAGAGCGATTAGAAAAATCGGCTGAATTAGTAACGTCCTTTGGTACAGCGGGAGTTTCTAATACAATGAATTCATTTAACGGAAAATAGGAAGCCTTGAAAATACATACAGGAGCACACGAGTTTGAGAGTGAGAAACCAACGGTAGTAACCATTGGTACGTTTGACGGAGTGCATGCAGGGCATCAAAAAATTATAGCACGTTTAGTTGATAGTGCAAAAGTCAATAACTTAGAATCTGTAATTCTTACATTTTTTCCGCACCCCAGAATGGTTTTGCAAAAAGAAAGTGGTATAAAGTTAATTAATACTATTTTTGAGCGTACCGAAATTTTAGAACAAAGTGGTATCCATCATTTGGTAATCCATCCTTTTACCATGCAGTTTTCCAGATTAAGCGCTAGAGAATTTGTAAAAGAAATTTTGGTGGAAAAACTTAAAGCTAAAAAAGTGATTATTGGCTACGATCATCGATTTGGTAGAAATCGTACCGCAGATATTAACGACCTTAAAGCTTTTGGAGAAGAGTTTGATTTTGAGGTTGAAGAAATCACAAGACAGGATATCGAAGAAGTTGCTGTAAGTTCTACCAAGATTAGAAATGCTTTGGAAGAA encodes:
- the pth gene encoding aminoacyl-tRNA hydrolase, with amino-acid sequence MLSFFGRILKSNKATEEDIDPMKKFLIAGLGNIGPKYENTRHNIGFKILDELAAKHEAVFITQKLGDVAQFRFKGRTFVLLKPSTYMNLSGKAVNYWLQKEKIAVENLLVVTDDLNLPFGTLRLKTKGSDGGHNGLKDIQNQLNTTKYNRFRFGISAEFSQGQQIDYVLGEWDEEERKKMPERLEKSAELVTSFGTAGVSNTMNSFNGK
- a CDS encoding ribose-phosphate pyrophosphokinase; this translates as MSTPLTEAKIFSCTQSRGLAEKIAASYGSELGNVITSTYSDGEYQPSFEESVRGARLFIIGSTNPGADNLMEMLLMLDAAKRASARHITAVMPYFGWARQDRKDKPRVPIAAKMIASILETAGATRIITMDLHADQIQGFFEKPVDHLFASTVFLPYLRKLNLDNLTIASPDMGGSKRAYAYSRALESDVVICYKQREKANVISHMELIGDVTGKNVVLVDDMVDTAGTLTKAADLMIERGAKSVRAICTHPVLSGGAYERVENSKLSELIVTDSIPLRKKCDKIKVVSCADLFADVMQRVHGNRSISSKFLM
- a CDS encoding 50S ribosomal protein L25/general stress protein Ctc, producing MKSITIKGSKRESVGKKATKALRNAGQVPCVLYGGDAEPLHFTTEEISFQHLVYTPDVHTVVIELKSGEKYNAILQDIQFHPVTDNILHVDFYEIFDDKHITMEIPIHTVGVARGVKNGGVLRYNLRRLKVRGLPGDLPDYIEADVTKLKIGQKLYVTAVESEDYKVQHPDNTVICQVRTSRNIVAIDDDEDEDDVDPQDVPSTETDDVAAVKE
- a CDS encoding bifunctional riboflavin kinase/FAD synthetase, producing MKIHTGAHEFESEKPTVVTIGTFDGVHAGHQKIIARLVDSAKVNNLESVILTFFPHPRMVLQKESGIKLINTIFERTEILEQSGIHHLVIHPFTMQFSRLSAREFVKEILVEKLKAKKVIIGYDHRFGRNRTADINDLKAFGEEFDFEVEEITRQDIEEVAVSSTKIRNALEEGLVEKANTYLKHPFSVEGEVVRGRGLGKEFGFPTANIKVEEDYKLIPKNGVYVVRSKIDGENFFGMMSIGTNPTVGGVSKTIETYFFDLDKDLYGKIIKIDLLIRIRDEKKFDSVEELKLAMRQDQAFSNQYIKDNYVE
- a CDS encoding outer membrane beta-barrel protein; translation: MKNILALLLLLFFTSVGAQESKLGLTAGFNYSLQSHNGDLVGSPDLHFAPDAAFGGQGGIFYERTFGKFLIRPQALFYRSRGEYSFPNSSPIFTLDKLNFELLLGYEIFRNIDLVVGPGYQNIVRNDFNVRGEDLRDNMSNLNIVSGLKIQLNKRLELSLMYDWTFDSDENQTAVLPYNGSNEVFLLDDARVNILTLNVSYAIFTIQNKSRANKRAKSGGRGCYF